Below is a genomic region from Streptomyces sp. RPA4-2.
TTGCCGATGTCGTAGCTGCGGTGCATCTGGTTGATGCGCCGGATCGCGGTGCGCCCCTCCTCGGAGTTGAAGCCGTGCTCGACGACGGTGTCCAGAAGCAGCGCGGTGTCGTCGTAACGCTTCTGCGTGCGGTCGGTGAGCTCCGCCGTCTCGGCGAGCAGCCGGCCGATGCCGGGGACGGCGTACGTGCGGTAGAGGGCCAGCTCCAGGGCGCGGGCGAGGTCCCAGGGGAATTCGTAGACGGAGCTGAGCCGGTAGATCTCCGACGCCTCTTCGCGCGGGTCCATCCGCCGAATCCGCTCGAGTCGCTCGTAGCGCTTCACCGAGCCGTCCCCCTTCTGCCGCCGAGGCTTCAACTCTACGTTGAGTAGCAGCATATGAACGGTCAGCGATGACGAGCCCGCAGGGGAAGGCGGTCCGATGTCCGGCATGTTCGCCAGATTCCGCAGGTTGTGGGGCCCCAGGACGGCCGAGGAGACCGGAGGGCGGCGGCCTGCGAAGCAGCGCCCCGAGAGGCGTGCGCGCAACCTGTTCGAGGCCGCCGCCGCATATGTGTCGGCGTGCGCGGAGGACGACCAGGAGCGGATCGACGAGGCCGCGACCTGGGTGTCGCCCGAGGCCCTGTCGTTCGGGGTGAACGAACTGGCCTGCCGCGCCGTCATCGCCCTGGCCCGCGAGCGCGACGAGTCACCCCGTACCGTGGCGCGGACGCTGCTCGGTCTGCCGACCGGCTGAAAGCCAGGGGCCGCGACGGTCGTTTCGCCCCTGTCCAGCCGGATAACTGCAGCTCCGCGTGGGCTTCGGGCCCGTGACAAGCACCTTCCGGTCGCACTAGGGTGCGCCGACGAACGTAGCGATGGGGAGGTTGGGATGGCCGGGACGGACGGTGACGCCGTCGCCACCGGGGACGACGACGCGCTGTATGTGCTGACGGCGGTGCTGCTGACGCCCGCGAAGTTCCCCAGCGTGCTGGGGGACGACTACCCGGAGGCCTGCGCGGCCCTGGATCTGGCGCCCCTGTCCGACGGATACGGGATCGTGCTCGGCCAGGACGGCGACGGCGCGCGGTGGACGGTCGTCATCGACGATGTCTCGTTGGTCGCCGTCGCCATCGCGTCCTGGGACTGCGGCATGGAGCACGAACTGTCCCCCGACGAGCGGACGGTCGTCTGCGCGCTGCCCGGCTGGCCCCTCGCGGTCGCTGTCGCGGCGCCGGGGGTTCCCGCCCCGCACGATCCCGCTCCCGATCTCGCGGAGCGGCCGCCGCTCACCCCTCCGGACACCACCGACTGGGGGCCGGCGCAACGGCGTCTCGGCGCCGACGAGATCGCCCTGCAGTGGTCGACATGGCGGGAACAGATCGACGACGACGAGTTCGTCACGGCGGAGAGCAAGGCTCAGGCGGAGGACAAGGCTCACGCGGAGGACAAGACTGAGGACGAGAACGCGCCTCAGGACGAGTCCGTGAGCGGCGGCAGGAGCCGTAGCGGTGTCCGCCGGGTGCTCGCGGAGGCGCGGTCCTACGTGGACACGCCGCCGCCACTCGGCCGTGTGCGCTCGTCGTTCGCCACCGGCGACGCCCGGACGCTGCGGGCCGACGGCCCGGGCTGGTCGATGGTCGCCCGAACCGACGACATCGCGTTCGTCCTCCTGGACGACGAACCCGGTGAGGTGCTGCCCGTCGGGCGCGGCCCCGAACTGCCCGGTCTTCTGGAAGCCCTCGACAAGATGGCCGTTCGCCCCAGCTGAGCGACCGCGCCGCGCGACCACCGCGGACGGTGCGTGCTGCCGCTCGCGGGCTGTACGGCCGTAAGGTCCGCGAGCGGCGGCGTGGCCGCCTCCCGCTACGCCGGGCGGAGCCGCGCCGGGCCGGGCCGCACCGGCCCGGCAGCGCTCAGCGTCCGAGCTCCTTGCGGGTGATGCGGCGCAGCCGGCGCCGCTGCGAGGGGTCCAGCGTCAGGTACGCGGCCGCGGGAACCCCCACCACGATCAGGAAGGCGGCCCACCAGGGCAGCCAGATCAGCAGGATGAGGCCGACCGCCACACCCCCTGCGGCGATCTTCGCGTTCTTCGACATGTGTCGCCTCCTTCGCGGCTACTGCCGCTCTCTGTCCTGAAAACGGGTCCGCGCCGTCCACGGTTCCAGTGCGCGACCCTGAGACATCCCTGAGTCGCTCCCTTACTCGCCCCTGAGTCCTTCCCGCACCCGCCCCCGAGTCCCTCCGCGACTACTCGGCCCTGAGCGGCTCACCGACCTCGTACATGTGACGCAGGGCCTGCCGGTAGGAGTCGACGAGCCCCGTTTCCGCATAGGGGATACCCAATTCCCGACAGTGTGCGCGTACCAGTGGCTGGGCGCGCCTCAGATGGGGCCGGGGCATGCTGGGGAACAAGTGGTGCTCGATCTGGTAATTGAGGCCGCCGAGGAACCAGTCGGTCAGGACGGCGCCGCGAACGTTGCGCGAGGTGAGCACCTGGCGTTGCAGATGGCCCCAGCGTTCACCGTCCGGGTCGGGCATCTCCATGCCCTTGTGGTTCGGTGCGAAGGCCATGCCCAGGTGCAGGCCGAACAGCGCCTGGTGCAGTGCGGCGAAGGCCAGCGCCTTGCCCAGGGACATCGAGGTGAGCAGCAGCGTCGCGTACGCCGCGACGTGCGCCACCAGCAGCAGCGCCTCCACCGCCCGCTCGCGCGGCGTCTGCCTCCGCAGATCCCGGAAGCCGTGGACCTTCAGAGCGACACCCTCCAGGAGGGTGAGCGGGAAGAAGAGCCAGGCCTGGTTGCGGGTGAGCCAGCGCCGGAAACCGGCCCGCTCCTTGGCCTGCTCACCGGTGAAGACCAGGACGTCGGCGACGACGTCGGGGTCCTTGTCGATGTGGTTGGGGTTGGCGTGGTGCCGGTTGTGCTTGTCGTTCCACCAGCCGTAGCTCATTCCCAGGAGCAGGTTGCCGTGGATCAGGCCGATCACGCGGCCGGTCCTCTTGCCGGCGGTGATCTGGGAGTGTCCCGCGTCGTGGCCTATGAAGGCCGTCCGGGCCGAGAACACGGCGAGCGGCGGGGCGAGGAGCGTCGTCCACCACGTGTCGCCGAGCAGGACGACGCCGGTCACGATCGCGGCCAGGAAGAGCGTGTTGACGGTGATCGTGAGCGCGTACCAGCCGCGGCGCCGCTCCAGGAGACCCTGATTTCTGACGACGCGCAGGAGAGGCGCGAACCCGCTTCCCGGGGACTGCCCGACGTCTACCCCCGGAGGGCGTTCCGCGACGGCTGCGGCGGTGTCGGGCATGGTTGGGTCTCCGGTTCTCTCAGGGTATGGGCTGACCTGATGAAACGTACGAATCGGGGCCCATCGGCAACCATGGCGCCATCACCCGGATACGTACGGAGGCTTCCCCCGCACGCGGAGGGGGGCTACCTGCACCCCCGGTGCGGGATGAGCCGTTTCAGTGCGGCGGCGTACCCGCCCGTGCCGGTGAAGTGCTGTACCCTCGGCGGCTCCGACCCCCAGTAGTCAAACTTGAGGAATGCGTCATCGCCGTGCAGAGAATTCCTGCGGCCACACCCGCCGAGATCTCCGAACTGGCCCGCTGTTGTGCCGTGTTCATGCCCGCCGAACCCGCCCGCACCGGGCGCGTCGCCTTCTGGCGGCCCGAGGGTGACATCCCTCCGGCGGTGGCGTCGGGAACCACGCGGGACCTGACCGTCGTACTTCCCGGCGACGGGGGTGTCGAGCTGGTGACCGTCGCGGCCGTCGAGCTTCCCGTCCGGGCCGCGCTGCCGGTCCTCACGCGCGCGCGTGCCGTCGCGCGGGCGCACCGGGCGACCACGTTCTGGGGCGCCGCCTCGGTGCTCGCCCTCCAGTTCGCCGCTCGGGGTCTGCTGCTGCCGGGGCTGACGGGCGACGGCCACGACGCATGGCGCGCGGGGCCGCTGCGCGCCGACGACCTGGAACGGACGCGCGAGCTCGCCGCCGCGATGCCACCGGAGGCGCACGCCGTACCGGTGAGTGATGTCGAGCCACCGCGGCTGCCCGACCCGGGGCGGTTGCTGCGCGCCTTCCTCGACGCGGTGGCCGACGCACTGCCCCGCTCCCCCGCCGCGACGCTCGCCGCCGGTGGTCCGGCCTTCGCGGCCCAGGAGCCGCAGCACGTGCCACAGCAGCGCGCCTGGACGGCCGACGTGGCCGCGGGACATGACACGGGAGTACGCGTCTCACTGCGCGTCGAGATCCCGGGCCTGGCGTCGGTCGAGGGGGATGTGACGCGGGCGCCCTTCCGCGGGGTGCTGCAGGTGCACAGCGTGAGCGATCCCGGCGTCGTCGCGGACGCCTCCGCGGTCTGGGCCGGTGCGCCGGGTTTCGGCCCGCGGGCGCGGATGGACGTCCTGCTCGCCCTGCGCCGCGCGGCCCACGCCTGGGCCCCGCTCACACCGCTGCTCTCGGCGACGGTTCCGGATGCCCTGGAACTCGCGGACGAGGAGGTGACCGAACTCCTCGGCGAGGGCGCCCGTCTGCTGGCGTTCGCCGGTGTCGACGTGCACTGGCCCAAGGAGCTCGCACGCGAGCTGACCACGCGCGCGGTCGTCGGTCCGTCCGAAGAGGGGCGGAGACTGAAGAAGGTCTCGTCGGACACACCGTCTTTTCTGTCCGCGGACGCCCTGCTCACGTTCAACTGGCGGTTCGCGCTGGGCGATCAGCAGCTCACCCGGCATGAGTTGGACCTGCTCGCCGAGGCGAACCGTCCGATGGTGCGGCTGCGCGACCAGTGGGTCCTCGTCGACCCTCACGCGGTGCGTCGCGCCCGGGCACGGCAGGACCGCGAGGTCACACCCATCGACGCGCTGAGCGCCGCTCTGACGGGCTCGGCGGAGGTCGACGGCCACCGGGTCGACGTACGGCCCTCGGGGTGGCTGGCGACGCTGCGGGAGCAGCTGGCGGACCCGGAGGCGCAGGAGCCGGTCGGCCCGCCGGTCGCGCTCAGCGGAACACTGCGGGACTACCAGCTGCGCGGTCTCAACTGGCTGGCCCGGATGACCTCCATGGGACTGGGCGGCTGTCTCGCGGACGACATGGGCCTGGGCAAGACGATCACCCTGATCGCGCTGCATCTGCACCGGCAGACCGAACCGTCGGCCGCGGGCCCCACACTCGTGGTCTGCCCGGCCTCCTTGATGGGCAACTGGCAGCGCGAGATCGAGAGGTTCGCCCCGGGTACGCCGGTGCGCCGGTTCCATGGCTCGCGGCGCAGCCTGGAAGGCCTGCGGGACGGGGAGTTCGTGCTCACCACGTACGGCACGATGCGGCTCGACGCCGTGCGGCTCGGCGAGGTGTCCTGGGGCATGGTCGTAGCCGACGAGGCCCAGCACGTGAAGAACCCCTACTCCGCGACGGCCCAGGCCTTGCGCACCATCGGCGCACGCTCGCGCGTGGCGCTGACCGGCACGCCGGTGGA
It encodes:
- a CDS encoding acyl-CoA desaturase, with amino-acid sequence MPDTAAAVAERPPGVDVGQSPGSGFAPLLRVVRNQGLLERRRGWYALTITVNTLFLAAIVTGVVLLGDTWWTTLLAPPLAVFSARTAFIGHDAGHSQITAGKRTGRVIGLIHGNLLLGMSYGWWNDKHNRHHANPNHIDKDPDVVADVLVFTGEQAKERAGFRRWLTRNQAWLFFPLTLLEGVALKVHGFRDLRRQTPRERAVEALLLVAHVAAYATLLLTSMSLGKALAFAALHQALFGLHLGMAFAPNHKGMEMPDPDGERWGHLQRQVLTSRNVRGAVLTDWFLGGLNYQIEHHLFPSMPRPHLRRAQPLVRAHCRELGIPYAETGLVDSYRQALRHMYEVGEPLRAE
- a CDS encoding SNF2-related protein, with amino-acid sequence MQRIPAATPAEISELARCCAVFMPAEPARTGRVAFWRPEGDIPPAVASGTTRDLTVVLPGDGGVELVTVAAVELPVRAALPVLTRARAVARAHRATTFWGAASVLALQFAARGLLLPGLTGDGHDAWRAGPLRADDLERTRELAAAMPPEAHAVPVSDVEPPRLPDPGRLLRAFLDAVADALPRSPAATLAAGGPAFAAQEPQHVPQQRAWTADVAAGHDTGVRVSLRVEIPGLASVEGDVTRAPFRGVLQVHSVSDPGVVADASAVWAGAPGFGPRARMDVLLALRRAAHAWAPLTPLLSATVPDALELADEEVTELLGEGARLLAFAGVDVHWPKELARELTTRAVVGPSEEGRRLKKVSSDTPSFLSADALLTFNWRFALGDQQLTRHELDLLAEANRPMVRLRDQWVLVDPHAVRRARARQDREVTPIDALSAALTGSAEVDGHRVDVRPSGWLATLREQLADPEAQEPVGPPVALSGTLRDYQLRGLNWLARMTSMGLGGCLADDMGLGKTITLIALHLHRQTEPSAAGPTLVVCPASLMGNWQREIERFAPGTPVRRFHGSRRSLEGLRDGEFVLTTYGTMRLDAVRLGEVSWGMVVADEAQHVKNPYSATAQALRTIGARSRVALTGTPVENSLSELWAILDWTTPGLLGSLGSFRTRYAQAVEGGQDPAASERLARLVRPFLLRRRKSDPGIAPELPPKTETDRAVSLTAEQTGLYEAVVRETLAEISGADSMARRGLIMKLLTGLKQICNHPAQYLKEDLPRISGRSGKLELLDELLDTILSEGASVLVFTQYVRMARLIERHLAARGVPTRFLHGGTPVNEREAMVRHFQEGGIPVFLLSLKAAGTGLNLTRAEHVVHYDRWWNPAVEAQATDRAYRIGQSRPVQVHRLIAEGTIEDRIAEMLRRKQRLADAVLGAGEAALTELTDAELAELVELRGGTR